AAAAAGATTGTGTTACTTCATCAAAAAAGGAAATGCAGAAACTTTTTATGAGCAGCTAAAACAATTAAATGAATTTGTTTTAAAGGAGTGGCTAGCCCAAGGCAATAGAGCCGAAAACTTTCAAAGCCAGGGACCCAAGATAGTCATTATCTTAGATAATGCCAGTTACCACAAGCGAAAAGATATCATTGCCGATATCGAGAAAGACTTCCCTAACATTATTTTAGAGTTTTTACCCGCTTACAGCCCTGACTTCAATCTAATAGAGCTAGTGTGGCATTCTTGCAAAGAGTATATAGCTCATCGACTATTTCAATCCGTAACCGAACTAGAAGAGGTATTAAACAAGCTTTTGAATGAGGGAGACCTGATTATCAAGTGGGCGCGAAAAATCAAAAATAAGGGAAACGCTGTTAATGCAAGTTAGATGCGCGGCAGCTTACAACTCCAACGGGTGAATCAACCAGAAGCGTCTGAAGGCGTGTGGCACTATCCATGTTTTGTCTGTCCAGTTTGGTTCCAGTCTTCGTCCTACTAGAGGTTGTCCACTCTGCTTGATGTTGCGACATCCACTACCATGTCAAGATATTCCACTTCCAGGCTTTGAGGAAAACATAGTAGTGACGACCGATCAGAACTCAATTGAGACAGAAAAGACTCTCAAGCTTGGCACACTTATAAAAACTATTGCACTGCTAGCGATCGCGATGGTAGCTGGCATATCCTTTAGCTGGCTGCACGTTCCCGTAGGTTGGCTACTCGGCCCAATGCTTGTGGGAATTGCCCATGCAATTATCCAAGGTAGCCGTCAACCCCTACCTCCGGCGTTCAAAATGGTTGGACAAGTCATCATCGGTATCGTCACTGCCACCCGCTTTTCCCCAGAGACACTAAGCGTGGCAACAACCTACGCCATACCACTGCTACTGTGTGTTTTTACCACGGGTAGTCTGAGTATGTTCAACGGCTACCTGTTAAGCCGTTGG
This portion of the Microcoleus sp. AS-A8 genome encodes:
- a CDS encoding IS630 family transposase, with protein sequence LETIEKEPSELGYEFGRWTGERLATYLAVQTGIELSGSQVRKILKQKKYVYLWAKYSLEDKQNPLKRSEFKQKLAQYLDLAKIKPAQLQIWFWDESGFSLRVLRRKTWGKKGKRKKITGQRRRGRVNVMGGLRLSDKKRLCYFIKKGNAETFYEQLKQLNEFVLKEWLAQGNRAENFQSQGPKIVIILDNASYHKRKDIIADIEKDFPNIILEFLPAYSPDFNLIELVWHSCKEYIAHRLFQSVTELEEVLNKLLNEGDLIIKWARKIKNKGNAVNAS